The proteins below are encoded in one region of Meriones unguiculatus strain TT.TT164.6M chromosome 18, Bangor_MerUng_6.1, whole genome shotgun sequence:
- the LOC110549535 gene encoding serpin B13 produces the protein MDSLAITTPQFMLCLFKELDKTNNGNIFFSPLGISTAIGMILLGTRGATSSELQKALYSEKGTECSRIKSEEKETEKTEEIHHQFQKLLTEISKFQDGYELSINNRLFGEKTYLFLQKYIDYVEKYYHASLEPVDFINAADESRKKINSWVERQTHERVKNLFPEGSISSSTKLVLINTVYFKGLWDKAFKKENTQEEDFWLNKNTSKPVQMMAQRSKFSFTLLEDLQAKIVGIPYKNNDLSMFVLLPNDIDGLEKIIDELSPEKLVEWTNPGHLERRRVDLRLPRFQVEESYDLEHTLGSMGLSRAFSERADFSGMAARSGLHAQNFLHRSFVVVTEEGVEATAGTGVSLKVSSAAACELVHCNHPFLFFIRHSESDKILFFGRFSSP, from the exons ATGGACTCTCTAGCCATAACAACACCACAGTTTATGCTTTGTCTTTTCAAAGAGCTGGATAAAACAAACAATGGCAACATCTTCTTTTCCCCTCTGGGCATCTCAACTGCCATTGGCATGATCCTTCTAGGGACCCGAGGAGCCACGTCCTCTGAGTTACAGAAG GCACTTTATTCTGAAAAAGGCACGGAATGCTCCAGAATAAAGTCTGAAGAAAAAGAG ACTGAGAAGACAGAAGAAATACATCATCAATTCCAAAAACTCTTGACTGAAATAAGCAAATTCCAGGATGGTTATGAACTGAGTATAAACAACAGGCTGTTTGGAGAAAAAACATACCTTTTCCTTCAA AAATACATAGATTATGTTGAAAAATATTATCATGCATCTCTGGAGCCTGTTGACTTTATAAATGCTGCAGATGAAAGTCGAAAGAAGATTAATTCCTGGGTTGAAAGACAAACACATG aaagagtCAAGAACCTGTTTCCAGAAGGCTCTATTAGCAGCTCCACTAAGCTGGTGCTCataaatacagtttattttaaAGGCCTGTGGGACAAggcatttaagaaagaaaatacccAGGAGGAGGACTTTTGGCTGAATAAG AACACAAGTAAACCTGTGCAGATGATGGCCCAGCGCAGCAAGTTCAGCTTCACCCTCTTAGAGGACCTGCAGGCCAAGATTGTGGGGATTCCATATAAAAACAATGATCTCAGCATGTTTGTGCTTCTGCCCAATGACATAGATGGTCTGGAAAAG ATAATCGATGAACTCTCTCCTGAGAAGCTGGTCGAGTGGACCAACCCCGGACACCTGGAGCGAAGGAGGGTGGACCTGCGCCTGCCCCGCTTCCAAGTGGAGGAGAGCTATGACCTGGAGCACACCCTGGGGTCTATGGGCCTGAGCAGGGCCTTCAGCGAGCGCGCAGATTTCTCGGGAATGGCTGCCCGCTCTGGGCTGCACGCCCAGAACTTCCTGCACAGATCCTTCGTGGTGGTGACGGAGGAAGGCGTAGAGGCCACGGCAGGAACCGGTGTGAGCTTGAAGGTCTCATCAGCTGCAGCCTGTGAACTTGTGCACTGTAACCATCCGTTCTTGTTCTTCATCAGGCATAGCGAGTCCGACAAAATCCTTTTTTTCGGCCGGTTTTCTTCTCCCTGA